One window of the Rickettsiales bacterium genome contains the following:
- the pgsA gene encoding CDP-diacylglycerol--glycerol-3-phosphate 3-phosphatidyltransferase — MLKHIPNILTASRIISIPLIIIFYHIGGIYGEIISSCLFLLACITDFLDGYLARTYSIQSKLGKFLDPIADKLLIGSVMLILVYYKKADLLPAIAIICREILVSGLREFLAEIRVSIPVSNLAKIKTGFQMSAMFMLLVGNEGSNFQYMDILGSIALWIAAGLTLFTGYVYLRASIKHLD; from the coding sequence ATGCTAAAACACATTCCTAATATTCTGACTGCCTCTAGAATTATATCAATTCCCTTGATTATAATTTTTTATCACATTGGGGGGATATATGGTGAGATAATCAGTTCTTGCTTGTTTTTATTAGCTTGTATAACAGACTTTCTAGATGGATATTTAGCACGCACTTATTCTATACAATCTAAACTAGGTAAATTCCTAGATCCAATTGCTGATAAATTATTAATTGGGTCTGTAATGCTTATATTAGTTTATTATAAGAAAGCTGACTTATTACCAGCAATTGCTATAATATGTAGAGAGATCTTAGTATCTGGATTAAGAGAGTTTTTGGCTGAAATAAGAGTTAGTATACCTGTAAGTAATCTAGCTAAAATAAAAACTGGATTCCAGATGAGTGCAATGTTTATGTTGTTAGTTGGCAATGAAGGATCAAACTTCCAATATATGGATATATTAGGATCAATAGCATTATGGATTGCAGCAGGACTAACATTATTTACTGGGTATGTATATTTAAGAGCTAGTATTAAACATTTAGATTAG
- the murA gene encoding UDP-N-acetylglucosamine 1-carboxyvinyltransferase — protein MDVIKIIGGKPLKGKIRISGSKNAALPIMAASLLTSDTMVLSNMPNLSDMVTMNQLLMNHGVDFSIDGSNITENKTGRTILFNASNITNLTAPYDIVRKMRASFLTLGPILARYGRMNISLPGGCAIGHRPVDLHLYAMKQLGAKVTLEDGYIKAEAPNGLKGGHIHFDIISVGATENALMAATLADGETLITNAAVEPEIIDLTNCLITMGAKIEGIGTSTLKIIGSSKLHGGHHTIIPDRIEAGSYAVAAAVTDGELELVDIDYSSFDNMIGKFEQAGVIITKTKNGVKVHRSGTDIKSVNISTSAYPGFSTDMQAQFMMMMSIADKVSVIAENVWENRFMHVSELSRMGANITINGRNATVRGTKILNSANVMASDLRASISLILAGLVAKGETYVHRVYHLDRGYESVEQKLFACGAEIYRINNG, from the coding sequence ATGGATGTAATAAAAATTATAGGTGGAAAACCACTAAAGGGCAAGATTCGAATCAGCGGATCAAAAAATGCTGCCCTACCCATTATGGCCGCCTCCTTACTTACTTCGGATACAATGGTATTATCTAATATGCCTAATTTATCAGATATGGTAACCATGAACCAATTATTAATGAATCATGGAGTGGACTTCAGCATTGATGGATCTAATATAACTGAAAATAAAACCGGACGCACCATTCTTTTTAATGCCAGCAATATAACCAATCTAACCGCTCCATATGACATTGTGCGCAAAATGAGAGCTTCATTCTTAACTTTGGGCCCTATTCTTGCAAGATATGGAAGGATGAATATCTCATTGCCTGGAGGCTGTGCTATTGGGCATCGTCCGGTTGATTTGCATCTATATGCCATGAAGCAATTAGGTGCTAAAGTGACTTTAGAAGATGGATACATAAAAGCAGAAGCACCCAATGGATTAAAAGGTGGCCATATCCATTTTGATATAATTTCTGTGGGGGCAACCGAAAACGCTTTAATGGCAGCCACTTTAGCTGACGGAGAGACCTTAATTACTAATGCAGCCGTTGAACCTGAAATTATTGATCTTACTAATTGCTTAATCACTATGGGAGCAAAAATAGAAGGAATAGGAACATCAACTCTTAAAATCATAGGCTCAAGCAAACTACATGGTGGTCATCACACCATTATTCCTGATCGTATTGAAGCCGGTAGTTATGCTGTAGCGGCGGCGGTAACTGATGGAGAACTAGAGTTAGTAGATATAGATTATTCATCATTTGATAATATGATAGGAAAATTTGAACAAGCAGGAGTAATCATAACTAAAACTAAAAATGGAGTTAAAGTTCACCGAAGTGGCACAGATATAAAGTCGGTTAATATAAGCACCAGTGCTTATCCTGGATTTTCTACAGACATGCAAGCACAATTTATGATGATGATGTCAATTGCTGATAAAGTATCAGTTATTGCTGAAAATGTATGGGAAAACCGCTTCATGCATGTTTCTGAGCTTTCTCGCATGGGGGCTAACATTACCATAAATGGCAGAAACGCAACTGTTAGAGGAACAAAAATATTAAATTCTGCTAATGTAATGGCAAGCGATCTTCGTGCTTCTATATCTTTGATATTAGCTGGATTAGTGGCTAAAGGAGAAACTTATGTTCATCGAGTTTATCATTTAGACCGTGGTTATGAATCTGTTGAACAAAAACTATTTGCCTGTGGAGCAGAAATTTATAGAATTAATAATGGTTAA
- a CDS encoding Hsp33 family molecular chaperone HslO encodes MSLNNIIIPFTICDNAIKGRIIKLDTELDKVLSGHNYPDPVARILSELVIVSSIIGSQFKEEITLSVQFQTNDSSVKYIIADYQSPNQIRGYAQFNEGVDSNLESYQNILDKGFLSVTIDRKLYNTQRYQGIVETVNMTIAQAVEKYFYQSEQIKTSLKLAVGNIILPGSKKTSCAGGIMIQKLPGDDEPWNDAQAYFATIRDDELLDPNLSLEDLLYSLYHEVGVTIYDYTPIVNKCRCSKDKAERVLLSIGSKDAFELLTDNKLEINCQFCNKSQVFTEKDLEEIFSQAKK; translated from the coding sequence ATGTCTCTAAATAATATCATTATTCCTTTTACCATTTGTGACAACGCTATAAAAGGAAGAATTATCAAGCTTGATACTGAACTAGACAAAGTTCTAAGCGGGCATAATTATCCAGATCCTGTTGCAAGAATTTTAAGTGAATTGGTAATAGTATCCTCAATAATAGGTTCCCAATTTAAGGAAGAAATCACTTTAAGTGTACAATTTCAAACTAATGACTCTTCTGTTAAATATATAATAGCAGATTATCAATCCCCTAATCAAATTAGAGGATATGCCCAGTTTAATGAAGGAGTGGACTCTAATTTAGAATCTTATCAAAATATTCTAGATAAGGGATTTTTAAGCGTTACTATTGACAGAAAATTATATAATACCCAACGTTATCAAGGCATTGTAGAAACAGTTAATATGACCATTGCTCAAGCTGTTGAGAAATATTTCTATCAATCAGAGCAAATAAAAACTTCTCTTAAGCTTGCTGTAGGAAACATAATACTTCCTGGATCTAAAAAAACTTCATGTGCTGGCGGTATTATGATTCAAAAATTACCAGGAGATGATGAACCTTGGAATGATGCTCAAGCTTATTTTGCTACCATTCGTGACGATGAACTTCTTGATCCAAATCTCTCTTTAGAAGATTTATTATATTCTTTATACCATGAAGTCGGAGTAACAATATACGACTATACCCCTATTGTTAACAAATGTAGATGCTCTAAGGATAAAGCGGAAAGAGTATTGCTATCAATAGGATCCAAAGATGCTTTTGAACTTCTAACCGATAATAAACTAGAAATTAATTGTCAATTCTGTAATAAATCACAAGTTTTCACAGAAAAAGATCTTGAAGAAATATTTTCTCAGGCAAAAAAATAG
- a CDS encoding Mrp/NBP35 family ATP-binding protein, which produces MSNNLIPQSIKKSLERVIINQDGKNLIDSQLVSNVFIKDNIVDVVIEIPQGYIFDQETIGAKIEKYVQEDHSHFKKVRVIFSGKKEEKIAKPKQSIPNVKKIILMASAKGGVGKSTTSVNIAMALADQGFVVGVVDADIYGPTIPKLLGINYKPDTMDGKMLPIKKNNIYSISIGYIVDDSKAAIWRGPMVSKALYQLLLGVKWPDLDYLIVDMPPGTGDIYLSLATNFIINGVVLISTPQNIALSMVKKSISFFEKTDIPILGLIENMGYFLDSENNIKHNLFGEQITKEIAQEMKCKLLGHIPLSPKISQFSDKGMALLGNKEFDSYLEIARNISF; this is translated from the coding sequence ATGTCTAATAATCTTATACCACAATCAATAAAAAAGTCTTTAGAGAGAGTTATTATTAATCAAGATGGAAAAAATCTTATAGATTCACAACTTGTTTCCAATGTTTTTATTAAAGATAATATTGTTGACGTAGTTATTGAGATTCCTCAAGGTTATATCTTTGATCAAGAAACTATAGGAGCGAAAATAGAAAAATATGTGCAGGAAGATCACAGTCATTTTAAAAAAGTGAGAGTGATCTTTAGCGGTAAAAAAGAAGAAAAAATAGCTAAACCAAAACAAAGCATACCTAATGTTAAAAAAATTATTTTAATGGCTTCTGCTAAAGGTGGAGTAGGAAAGTCTACCACTTCTGTAAACATAGCAATGGCACTAGCTGATCAAGGCTTTGTTGTGGGTGTTGTTGATGCAGATATATACGGTCCAACCATTCCTAAATTATTGGGGATAAATTATAAACCAGATACTATGGATGGAAAAATGTTGCCTATAAAAAAAAATAATATTTACTCCATTTCAATTGGTTATATAGTTGATGATTCTAAGGCTGCTATATGGCGTGGACCAATGGTTAGTAAAGCTTTGTATCAGCTGTTATTAGGGGTTAAATGGCCTGATCTTGATTATTTAATTGTTGATATGCCTCCAGGTACTGGTGATATATATTTAAGTTTGGCTACAAATTTTATAATAAATGGGGTGGTATTAATCTCTACTCCTCAAAATATTGCGCTCTCAATGGTAAAGAAATCTATTAGTTTTTTTGAGAAAACAGACATTCCTATTCTTGGTCTTATTGAAAATATGGGGTATTTTTTAGATTCAGAGAATAACATAAAACATAATCTCTTTGGCGAGCAAATAACTAAGGAAATTGCACAAGAGATGAAATGTAAATTATTAGGGCATATTCCTTTGAGTCCTAAAATTAGTCAATTTAGTGATAAAGGTATGGCTCTTCTAGGTAATAAAGAGTTTGATTCATATCTTGAAATTGCTCGTAATATTTCCTTTTAG
- the hflK gene encoding FtsH protease activity modulator HflK, which translates to MTSSNENNSKKSPWDDDSEPKTKSAPTNNPQQVDIESLFRKGHSSFNDVFSKFKKDSHNSNGSGNNNGRFLGIIGLLLVFTWILTGFYIVDEGEQALVIRFGKYERTAYTGLNYHLPSPIEHIIKEKVATLRKEEIGFRSAPSYLDRYNGNSSNNNKAQVMQESLMLTGDQNIVEINFIIQWKIANLKDFVFNIDGTRETVKSVAESSMREVIGNTPIDRAITDGRSNIEHNTKVLLQEILDSYKAGVEITTLKLLKSDPPTEVIDAFRDVQTAKTDKEREINRGYSYSNEIIPKARGEAAQIILASEGYEKEVVERAMGESGRFDLLYNQYKVSKDVTKKRIYLESMDKLLKGMDKIIIDQKNTVPYLPLTQLDQGK; encoded by the coding sequence ATGACATCGAGCAATGAAAATAATTCTAAAAAATCCCCCTGGGATGATGATAGTGAGCCTAAAACAAAATCAGCACCAACTAACAACCCTCAACAGGTAGATATTGAGAGTTTATTTCGCAAAGGTCACTCATCCTTTAATGATGTATTCTCTAAATTTAAAAAAGACTCCCATAATAGTAATGGATCAGGAAATAATAACGGAAGATTTTTAGGAATTATAGGCCTTTTATTGGTTTTTACTTGGATATTAACAGGGTTTTATATTGTTGATGAAGGCGAGCAAGCCTTGGTTATTAGATTTGGAAAATATGAACGCACAGCTTACACTGGATTGAATTACCATTTACCTTCCCCTATTGAGCATATCATTAAAGAAAAAGTTGCCACCCTTCGTAAAGAAGAAATAGGCTTCCGAAGTGCACCAAGCTATTTAGATAGATATAATGGTAACAGTAGTAATAATAATAAAGCTCAAGTAATGCAAGAAAGCTTAATGCTTACTGGAGATCAAAACATTGTTGAAATTAACTTTATTATACAATGGAAGATTGCTAACTTGAAAGATTTCGTCTTTAATATTGACGGCACAAGAGAAACTGTTAAGAGTGTAGCAGAAAGCTCTATGCGTGAGGTTATAGGCAACACCCCTATTGACAGAGCTATTACTGATGGTAGATCAAATATAGAACATAATACTAAAGTATTATTGCAAGAAATTTTAGACTCTTATAAAGCCGGTGTTGAAATCACAACTTTAAAACTTCTAAAATCTGATCCACCAACAGAGGTTATCGATGCATTTAGAGATGTACAAACTGCAAAAACCGATAAAGAGAGAGAAATAAACCGTGGTTATTCTTATAGCAATGAAATCATCCCTAAGGCACGAGGTGAAGCTGCCCAAATCATTTTAGCAAGTGAAGGATATGAAAAGGAAGTTGTAGAAAGAGCAATGGGTGAATCAGGTAGATTTGATCTTCTTTATAATCAGTACAAAGTTTCCAAAGACGTCACTAAAAAAAGAATATATTTAGAATCTATGGACAAGTTATTAAAAGGAATGGATAAAATTATTATCGACCAAAAAAATACAGTACCATATCTTCCTCTAACTCAATTAGACCAAGGTAAATAA
- a CDS encoding protease modulator HflC: MNRNILYIGLFAIVIALSNSFFVVNQKQQALVFQFGEVVRVVKEPGLSMKIPFLQSVDYFDLRLLNFMAEEKEVVASDQKRLIVSAYAKYKIDDPLEFYKAVQNEAGARSRLNAILESAMRQIVGVHPLSALLSEQRIKIMDDIQTDFTNEAKRFGIKIVDVRILRADLPKANSQAINERLQTYYEKQAREFRAEGAEEAQKIRAEAEKNQKVIVAEAQNLAQINRGRGDAKAAKISADAYSKDPDFFDFYKSMQVYKNVLTKENTRIILSPNHKFFKYLNAD; the protein is encoded by the coding sequence ATGAATAGAAACATTTTATATATTGGATTATTTGCTATTGTTATAGCCCTAAGTAATTCTTTTTTTGTTGTTAACCAAAAACAGCAAGCCCTTGTTTTCCAGTTTGGAGAAGTGGTACGTGTGGTTAAAGAACCAGGATTATCAATGAAAATTCCGTTCTTACAATCAGTAGATTATTTTGATCTAAGATTGTTAAACTTCATGGCAGAAGAAAAAGAAGTTGTTGCTTCTGATCAAAAGCGTCTAATTGTTAGCGCTTATGCAAAATATAAGATTGATGATCCTCTTGAATTTTATAAAGCCGTGCAAAATGAAGCTGGAGCTAGATCTAGATTAAATGCTATCTTGGAATCTGCAATGCGCCAAATTGTTGGTGTACACCCATTGTCTGCTTTACTATCAGAACAAAGAATTAAAATAATGGATGACATTCAAACTGATTTTACTAATGAAGCAAAAAGATTTGGTATTAAAATTGTTGATGTGCGTATTTTAAGAGCAGATTTACCAAAAGCAAATAGCCAAGCCATTAACGAAAGATTACAGACTTACTATGAGAAACAAGCTAGAGAGTTCAGAGCTGAAGGTGCTGAAGAAGCTCAAAAAATTAGAGCTGAAGCAGAAAAGAATCAAAAGGTTATTGTAGCAGAAGCACAGAATCTTGCTCAAATTAATCGTGGTCGTGGGGATGCAAAGGCTGCCAAAATATCTGCAGATGCTTACTCTAAAGATCCAGATTTTTTTGATTTTTATAAATCAATGCAAGTATATAAAAATGTATTAACCAAAGAAAACACTAGAATTATCTTATCCCCTAATCATAAGTTCTTTAAGTATTTAAATGCTGATTAG
- a CDS encoding trypsin-like peptidase domain-containing protein — translation MILLSNLRRVLVFLIFIATTNLSHADCKGYADIVEPLIPAVVSISVVYQEETPFDSSQILALQETSQAEDVAKFLERFEQSSEEDSPLKPSSSGSGFIISPDGYIVTNYHVIDKAEKIIVTLNNDQQFDAKLIAFDNRTDLALLKINSESDLSFVGFGNSDENRVGDSVIAIGNPFGLGNTVTTGIISAQARNIRTDSMNIVDNFIQTDAAINEGNSGGPIFNIKGEVIGINFFIVSPTGVNIGIGFAVPSSIAKPIIDQLLKDGKVHHGWIGIATQTPEDNIGSLVSSVAKGGPAEKAGIKIGDIILKFDGKTITNTKGLPRMVAETHPKKQVLLEIIRDGKTITMFLTVEEVETKH, via the coding sequence ATGATTTTATTATCGAACCTAAGAAGAGTTTTAGTTTTTTTAATATTTATAGCAACAACTAATTTATCTCATGCTGATTGCAAGGGATATGCCGATATTGTAGAACCTCTAATTCCAGCTGTGGTTAGCATTTCTGTTGTTTATCAAGAAGAAACTCCATTTGATTCATCTCAAATCTTAGCTCTTCAAGAAACTTCCCAAGCAGAAGATGTTGCAAAGTTTCTTGAGAGATTTGAACAATCATCTGAAGAAGATTCACCTTTAAAGCCTTCTTCTTCAGGTTCTGGTTTTATTATATCACCCGATGGATATATAGTAACTAACTATCATGTAATTGACAAAGCCGAAAAAATTATTGTTACTTTAAATAATGATCAGCAATTTGACGCGAAATTGATTGCTTTTGACAACCGCACAGATTTAGCTTTATTAAAAATAAACTCAGAATCAGATTTATCCTTTGTAGGTTTTGGTAACTCCGATGAAAATAGAGTTGGAGATTCAGTTATTGCCATAGGAAATCCTTTTGGCTTAGGTAATACTGTTACCACAGGAATTATTTCAGCACAAGCTAGAAATATTAGAACCGACTCTATGAATATTGTAGATAATTTCATACAAACAGACGCGGCTATAAACGAAGGTAATTCTGGTGGACCTATTTTTAACATAAAAGGAGAAGTAATAGGTATCAATTTCTTTATTGTTTCTCCTACAGGTGTAAATATTGGAATTGGATTTGCTGTACCTTCTTCTATAGCGAAACCTATTATTGATCAATTACTCAAAGATGGAAAAGTTCACCATGGTTGGATTGGAATTGCCACCCAAACACCTGAAGACAACATTGGATCTTTAGTATCTAGTGTTGCCAAAGGAGGGCCAGCGGAAAAAGCAGGGATCAAAATTGGAGACATTATCTTAAAATTTGACGGAAAGACAATAACAAACACAAAAGGATTACCCAGAATGGTTGCTGAAACACATCCTAAGAAACAAGTATTGTTAGAAATTATTAGAGATGGAAAAACTATAACTATGTTTCTAACTGTAGAAGAAGTTGAAACTAAACATTAA
- a CDS encoding deoxyguanosinetriphosphate triphosphohydrolase, which yields MLARFASNPSHSKGRLYPEKDSLSILSPFELDRYRIIESTAFRRLEYKTQVFVNHEGDHYRNRLTHSLEAAEIAKAISKALNISSELSESLTLAHDLGHAPFGHAGEDALQEVMQDLGTDFSHNIHTLTLVTEIEHRHPQFQGMNLSWEMIDGIAKHNGPIIGKVIPPILLSYAKTYNLELDKHSSLEAQISSFADDIAYNNHDIDDGFRAGLITLDELQELDIFGEIIKQVKTEYPNCEKHILLHESIQRMKNMMILDLIESTKNNINKFSIKTNQDIRELKHPLACFSERIENYHQQIKKFLMSKVYTHHSVMRMANIGKRIIKGLFSLYMDDFACLPEFLQAKISANNKREAAIIIGNFIACMSDRYAIAEYQSFFEASSSYTNKRY from the coding sequence ATGCTTGCAAGATTTGCCTCTAATCCTTCTCACTCCAAAGGAAGGTTATACCCTGAAAAAGATAGTTTATCTATTTTATCTCCTTTTGAATTAGATCGTTATCGAATAATTGAATCCACCGCCTTTCGTCGTCTTGAATATAAAACTCAAGTGTTTGTTAATCATGAGGGAGATCATTACCGCAATCGATTAACACATAGTCTAGAAGCAGCAGAAATTGCTAAGGCTATTAGTAAAGCTTTAAATATTTCTAGTGAGTTATCAGAAAGTTTAACTTTAGCACATGATTTAGGTCACGCACCCTTTGGTCATGCCGGAGAAGATGCATTGCAAGAAGTAATGCAAGATCTAGGCACTGATTTCAGCCATAATATTCACACTCTTACCTTAGTAACTGAAATTGAGCATAGACATCCTCAATTCCAAGGAATGAATTTAAGCTGGGAAATGATTGATGGCATTGCTAAACATAACGGGCCTATAATAGGGAAAGTAATCCCCCCTATACTATTATCTTACGCAAAAACCTATAATCTTGAGCTAGATAAACATTCATCTCTTGAAGCACAAATATCTTCCTTTGCTGATGATATAGCTTACAACAACCATGATATTGACGATGGATTTAGAGCAGGACTTATAACTCTTGATGAACTCCAAGAACTAGATATATTTGGAGAAATTATAAAACAAGTAAAGACAGAATATCCTAACTGTGAAAAGCATATTTTACTTCATGAATCAATTCAAAGAATGAAAAATATGATGATTCTTGATTTAATTGAAAGCACTAAAAATAATATTAATAAATTTTCTATAAAAACCAATCAAGATATCCGAGAACTAAAACACCCCTTAGCATGTTTTTCAGAAAGAATTGAAAACTATCACCAACAAATAAAAAAATTCTTAATGTCTAAGGTTTATACTCATCACAGCGTAATGCGAATGGCAAATATAGGTAAAAGAATAATAAAAGGGTTATTTTCTCTATATATGGATGATTTTGCTTGCCTTCCTGAATTTTTACAAGCAAAAATATCTGCTAACAATAAAAGAGAAGCAGCTATTATAATTGGTAACTTTATTGCATGCATGAGCGATCGTTACGCCATTGCCGAGTACCAATCATTTTTTGAAGCTTCATCAAGCTATACTAACAAGAGATACTAA
- the argS gene encoding arginine--tRNA ligase: protein MNIFYQLKQEVNNIAQNLFSCKPNQKQLSIEIPKNPDHGDLSTNIAMLLAKSLSKKPMEIAELIKNELEKLDYVDQANIAKPGFINLNLTAKSWISSLEDIIKQDINFGDNNIGKGENINIEFLSTNPTGPMHIGHSRCAIYGDALAKLMKKCGYKVTKEYYINDAGAQIDVLAKSAYLRYLEASGEEIGEVPEGLYPGDYLIPIGQDLFKKYGHGLKDMELIKEFTVNSMMELIKQDLKLLKVEYDVFFSEKTLHKQNKIDEIVKFLEEKNLVYRGILTPPKGKLPDDWEEREQLLFRTTDFGDDIDRPLQKSNGDWTYAAADLAYMKNKIERGFKKITMVLGADHLGYKKRMQAAALSIGGKEIDFDIKFCQLVSFLKNGQPFKMSKRAGTFISVNDVLEEVDQNIVRFVMLTRRNDQVLDFDFEKVKEQSKDNPVFYVQYANARVNSILKNAKERNKEYIEKINDKKYNLSNLDSHEDFKLIKLMSSWTKIVEQACVHQEPHRLVFFLIELASEFHSFWSKGNDNSDLRFIIENNFEKTLARLMLAKSVSIIIRSGLEVLNITPVDNM, encoded by the coding sequence ATGAATATATTCTACCAACTAAAACAAGAAGTTAATAATATAGCCCAAAATTTATTTTCTTGTAAGCCAAACCAAAAACAATTATCCATTGAGATTCCAAAAAACCCAGACCATGGTGACTTATCGACAAATATTGCCATGCTGCTTGCAAAATCCCTTTCTAAAAAACCTATGGAAATTGCAGAGCTAATAAAAAATGAATTAGAGAAATTAGATTATGTAGATCAAGCTAACATTGCAAAACCAGGCTTTATCAACCTTAATCTAACTGCAAAATCTTGGATTTCAAGCTTAGAAGATATAATAAAGCAAGATATTAATTTTGGTGACAATAATATAGGAAAAGGAGAGAATATTAATATTGAATTCCTTTCAACCAACCCAACTGGGCCTATGCATATTGGACATAGTAGATGTGCTATATATGGTGATGCATTAGCAAAACTGATGAAAAAATGCGGATATAAGGTCACAAAAGAATATTATATTAACGATGCTGGAGCGCAAATAGATGTTTTAGCAAAATCAGCTTATTTAAGATACTTAGAAGCCTCAGGGGAAGAAATCGGAGAAGTTCCTGAAGGATTATATCCGGGCGATTATTTAATCCCTATAGGACAAGACTTATTTAAAAAATATGGTCATGGTTTAAAAGACATGGAACTAATAAAAGAATTTACCGTAAACTCCATGATGGAGCTAATCAAACAAGACCTAAAGCTCTTAAAAGTTGAATATGATGTGTTTTTCTCAGAAAAAACTCTACATAAACAAAATAAAATAGATGAAATTGTAAAGTTCCTTGAAGAAAAGAATCTAGTTTATCGTGGAATTTTAACTCCTCCTAAAGGAAAACTTCCTGATGACTGGGAAGAGAGAGAACAATTATTGTTTCGCACTACCGACTTTGGAGATGATATAGACAGACCCCTACAAAAATCTAATGGTGATTGGACTTATGCTGCAGCTGATTTAGCTTACATGAAGAATAAAATTGAACGTGGGTTCAAAAAAATAACTATGGTCTTAGGAGCTGATCATTTGGGATACAAAAAAAGAATGCAAGCTGCTGCTCTTTCTATAGGGGGGAAAGAAATTGATTTTGACATCAAATTCTGCCAATTAGTTAGTTTTCTTAAAAATGGCCAGCCTTTTAAAATGTCCAAAAGAGCTGGAACTTTTATAAGCGTGAATGATGTATTAGAAGAAGTAGATCAAAACATAGTACGCTTTGTGATGCTTACTAGAAGAAACGATCAAGTATTGGATTTTGATTTTGAAAAAGTAAAAGAGCAATCAAAAGACAATCCTGTTTTTTATGTTCAATATGCAAATGCCAGAGTTAATTCTATTCTAAAGAATGCAAAAGAACGAAATAAAGAATATATAGAAAAAATAAATGACAAAAAGTATAATTTAAGCAACCTAGATAGCCACGAAGATTTTAAGTTAATCAAGCTAATGTCAAGCTGGACAAAGATTGTTGAACAAGCCTGTGTTCACCAAGAGCCACATCGTTTAGTATTCTTTCTAATTGAATTAGCGTCCGAATTCCATAGCTTCTGGAGCAAAGGAAATGACAACAGTGATTTAAGATTTATTATAGAAAACAACTTCGAAAAAACTTTAGCTAGACTAATGCTCGCAAAGTCTGTTAGTATTATAATCCGATCTGGATTGGAAGTTTTGAATATAACTCCAGTCGATAATATGTAG